From Alligator mississippiensis isolate rAllMis1 chromosome 1, rAllMis1, whole genome shotgun sequence:
AATGGTATCCTGCTTGATGAATGGATCTTTCCCTGGACTGTAGCAGGAATCCTCCTGGTTACATTTCTTAAAAGAATATTGTGGGTATTTAGTTGCTTCTTTCATCAGTTGATGGTcaagaagtggtggtggtggtggaggaacTACAGAAGGCAAACTGGAAGAAGAGCAAGATGGGACAGAACCAAGATTGAAGGAAGTTTcttgtggaggggaaggaaaccACAAGATGTTCTGGGGGAAGGAGGAATTTGTAACAGCTtctggtggaggagggggaaaggtagGAGAGGCTGGTAATGGTGGCAGATCCATGGTATCtattggtggtgggggtggaagaggagTATGAGCAGGAGAACATGGGGGTATTGGAGGAGGAAGAACAGCCGCAGCATCAGGAGCAGAACCCAGGGCGGGGTCTGATTTCTTCATGCTCACACACCCTTCAGCAGATGTACTGGAAGAAAGAGAAGTGGAGGATGAAGAGATGGAGACTGAAGACAGCAGAGAGGATTTTCTTTCAGGCACTTTAGGTTTCACTTTGGGTTTCCCATTTCCTGGTGATGTGGATTTTAAAAAGACAGGCACTGGAGTAACTGCTGTGGGAGTATTTGATTGGCTAGAATACCCACTGGATGGTGATGTAACTCGGTGAGACTTCTCTGGAGAAGTGGTCTTTGGTTTGGCCAGTCCACTGGGCACTTGTGGTGTAGAAGCCCTTGACCCATCAGTGAGGTGGCTGATGGTGTAATCATGGAGGGTGGCTGTACTGCTTGTGGAATGAGTGACTGAGGATTTTAACTGATCATCAGGCATTGCAGCATAGTCACCATAGTAACCCCACTGGTCTGCATATTCTGACTTAATGCTGCTCGTTTCACTCTGCGAGGGAGTGACAGTGCAGATAGAGTACATATTGGGAGCAGTCGTGGACatcatgctgctgcttgcactgACAGAGCTTTGGCTGCGAGAGCGCAGCACCCAGGGATCCTCATAATCGCTGCATGGGCTTTGTGAAGGGGAGCTCCCATTTTTGCACTTGAGGTTCAGCTGAAGGGAATGCTGAAGGGTGGCAATTAGTGTCTCATCAAGTACCTGCCCATTAGACTGGGCTTTTTTCTTGGGGGGCCTTCTGAGTGAGTCTGTTCTGGATGGCGGCAGAGGtggtttcttggctttttttaaagatatgtttCGTGAGAGGGATTTGTCACTGTGTCCCCcttgatttttcttctctttcccatCAAAAACATTAATGACACTGTGCCTGGGGTTCCCAAAACCATTATTATTGTCACATGACTTATCTGATTTGAGCCCAGAATCCATATGCATTGAAGTGTAGTAGCCATCATGATCCACCGAATACAAAGAACTTGAATCTTCTTTGACTGAAGTTCTCTCCAGGCTGTTGCTACTCATGTTGCTTACTGGAGTGGAGTAGCCTGGAGTGGCACAGACTGGTTTGTGCGAGGGAGTCCCATCACTTTCTCCAGATTTGTACACCCAGTGATCTGTGCTGTTCACACTATTATTTTGTGCTCTATCCCCAGAATAACTAGATTCACTTCTACCATCACTGTCCTGAGGGTGGCTTGGGAAACTCAGATTGTTTCTGCAGCTGTAGCTCATATTTTGGGATCCATTTTCCATGTTTCCTGGAGTGTTGAGAGATACTGCTGAGTCACCAAGAGAGAGCACCATGACAGCATTAGATGATATAGTATCTGAGGTCTGTGAGTGACGTGTAGAGCTGCTCTCACTCCAGTTACCGCTCGAAGAATGGTGGTCTTCTTTCATGCTTACTGCACTATTGACAACAGGATTGTCTCTGGGTTTTGCGTAGGAAGATGAGCTGGTGATTTTACTATCTGATGACCCAGTGCTTTGGGCAGTATGAATAACAATAACCTCTGAAGATGAGGATAATGTGGCATTCGGTATGATGCTGGTGGAATAAGTAGCATGAGGAGAGACCATGCATGCTGGGCTCGGTGCTTTATCACTGTCATAACATTTCACCTCCTGGGACTTTGGCCTTGAAAGTGTCCCAGTCCTAGGATTGCTCCTCATATGGACTACACTATCATCTACTTGCAATTTGCTTATCTGATGTGGCAAAGTGCTGGCGATGTCCTCTGCCTGGTTAGAGGGGCCCTGGGTCTGTCCTAGAGACACTCTTGCTCCAGATCGAGGCAGGCTGTGAAAACCTAGGTCGCTATTTTGGCGAGAGGCAAATATAACACCAGCTGAGTCACTCATCACAGACATGTTTCCAGACGAACTGGAGAACTGTGACATCTGTGCAGCTATACCTTGTCCTCTCTGTGCACGTATTCTTCTCACTGAAGGGGGTACAACTTTGACTTCCTCCGTCTGGCAGCTGGTGTCCTTGGTTTCAGACTGCTGCATAGCAGAGCGGTAACTGTCTAGTCGCCCTAGTGTGGAACAGTGATCTGGGACATACATCGAATGTCCACGGAAGTCACTCTGGCCCATGCCAACTGCTGGAGtcaaaaaaaaacaattattccTTGAAAACACAAATAAAACACTGGTGTTTTGTTAAAAACATACCATGGGCCATATTCTTTGTCCCTTCCCTCTTGATGGATGCAGAGGCATAAAGAGATAACCATGCCTCTGAAggaccaacagcagcagcaaattctGCTTGCACACTATATTTTCTGTATTTCATTTCCCACTCTTTTTATAAAAAGGGACCTTTCAAGCTTATGGGGTCATTTGAGTTCTTCATATGTGTTCCACACATGCAATCCTCTGTTTCTGACAGCTTAAGAATTTCCCCAGCAATCAGTTATGTCAAACTGAATAACAAGACTTCCCGGAAGCAAAGTAGCAGGCACAGACAAAAGCCTCAAAGATCCAGCTGCTGGTTAATGATACTATCTCATACAAGAAGAAGAGAAGCAAAATATATAAGTAAATTAGAATAGGCAAAATGATTCCTAAGCGCTATGCTATTCAAATTTTATTCAGAAGGCATCAGTAGCTCGTTAAATCTTGAGAGCATGCAATTCTGTACCACAaagaaagcaaatatttaaaaacagcattaaaaaacaaagcattaCCCATATCTACAAAACATTAAATAGCATTTTCCCATGAAGCTATTCCTATTTACAGAAAAAGAAGGAAGTTGGGgaagaaagcagagctggaactGATGACGGTCTAATGTTCAGAACCATCACATTCTTGCAGCCCttatttaaaagcaaacaaactatTGTGTTACAGATGTTGAGGACTGGAAAATCAGAAGTGGTTATGTTTCTTGTTTACAAAGTAATTACCATATCCTGGCATAAACAAACTTGAAGAACAAAAGATTGGGGTGTATTAACTCAAGATATAGCTATTACTAAGTCAACAGAGAGGACTAGTAGATTATTACAAACGGAGATCTTTACAGGTCTTTTAAGCAAAGATAAGAAGAACATATTGTGTTTTAAACAGCATTTAGGATTGGGATTCAAAAGGCTCTTAATTTCTGATTCAATTGGGTTACTACAATAAGTACAAAAGAAAAGAGACCGCCATACCACCTGTGGTGCTGCTGAGAGAATGCTGTTTTAAAACTTTTGCTTTCTGGTCGGCATGTTAGATAGGGCAGCATCTcccatttattttctatttatttatttttattttccattttcagtttAATTTCTTGGAACAACATAACTAGGTTGGTAGAGTAAGTGTTTTCTTCTATTCCATTTTAAACACTATTTAAAGCATGTTATTCTTAGTCTTGGCATCCAACAATATGTAAAGAtacatgggggaggggagaagggatgaaaCTAGGCTTTATTTCCTTTTCCCCAAAACAGAAAAGGTAACCTTTAAGCATCCTGAAATCCGCTTTGTTTCTATGTAGATTATTTACCTCTCATGAATACGTAGGTTTTTCTGCTTTGGTACAGAAAATGGGAAGCAAAATGAGACCCATTCTTGCTGGCAAACAGCTTGAACTGTCCAAGAACAAAAGGAGCAGATACAGGACAGTGGCCAATCAAATCAGAGATATATTCAGGTTCTGGGTACAAAAAGACCCCCTTACTGTAATatggtttttaaataaaataaaactttttttcttatattttcaTTATGGGATCAATACTCTCTTTTGTGATGTGCTGTAAAAATACAAAGGCAGACACCACAGAGGTCCATGCTTTTGAGGTGTGGTTGGAGACGAATTGTTAGCTAATAAGAGATTTAGGATCGTTATACTATGTAACAATCACTAGGCATTTTAAAAATGAGACAGAATGCAGGGGGCTTTGTGACAAGGTAGCTGGAACCTCATAGTAGCTATAAAAGGATAGATAGCTGCATTCTGACTGGCTGAGATTATTTCATGGATGTCTGTAAAGGTCAGCTAAATTCGTTCCTCTTCACAAGCAGCATAAATGTGGAAGAACAGACCTCGCATTTGTTTAAAATGTTACAAATGGGGAAACTACATGTTCAGCATAATAGTACCATTCACGAAGCAGGACAACAGCAAACATTCTAAACCCACAAAGAAagcttattaccagggatcccgGTTTTGAATTTTCCCTGGGAAAATGGAGGGAAACGTGGATTTACCCCTTTATCtcaggaaaacatggatttctcgttttagcagagaaacctgtggagTGTGCAGTTTTGCAGCGAGGtctctgcaagctggcagagttccagcttgcaaggg
This genomic window contains:
- the NHSL1 gene encoding NHS-like protein 1 isoform X8 translates to MFCLKAVSNLDEESRWTVHYTAPWHQQENVFLPSSRPPCVEDLHRQAKLNLKSVLRECDKLRRDGYRSSQYYSQGPTFSSSSSTVSGSYQDDYEEIQQKGSATSPEEEKLINIRRPRTPVPNDFSDIHTQTNWTKSLPLPTPEEKMRQQAQAVQTDVVPINVTGENFDRQASIRRSLIYTDTVVRRPKKVKRRKTITGVPDNIQKELAVGMGQSDFRGHSMYVPDHCSTLGRLDSYRSAMQQSETKDTSCQTEEVKVVPPSVRRIRAQRGQGIAAQMSQFSSSSGNMSVMSDSAGVIFASRQNSDLGFHSLPRSGARVSLGQTQGPSNQAEDIASTLPHQISKLQVDDSVVHMRSNPRTGTLSRPKSQEVKCYDSDKAPSPACMVSPHATYSTSIIPNATLSSSSEVIVIHTAQSTGSSDSKITSSSSYAKPRDNPVVNSAVSMKEDHHSSSGNWSESSSTRHSQTSDTISSNAVMVLSLGDSAVSLNTPGNMENGSQNMSYSCRNNLSFPSHPQDSDGRSESSYSGDRAQNNSVNSTDHWVYKSGESDGTPSHKPVCATPGYSTPVSNMSSNSLERTSVKEDSSSLYSVDHDGYYTSMHMDSGLKSDKSCDNNNGFGNPRHSVINVFDGKEKKNQGGHSDKSLSRNISLKKAKKPPLPPSRTDSLRRPPKKKAQSNGQVLDETLIATLQHSLQLNLKCKNGSSPSQSPCSDYEDPWVLRSRSQSSVSASSSMMSTTAPNMYSICTVTPSQSETSSIKSEYADQWGYYGDYAAMPDDQLKSSVTHSTSSTATLHDYTISHLTDGSRASTPQVPSGLAKPKTTSPEKSHRVTSPSSGYSSQSNTPTAVTPVPVFLKSTSPGNGKPKVKPKVPERKSSLLSSVSISSSSTSLSSSTSAEGCVSMKKSDPALGSAPDAAAVLPPPIPPCSPAHTPLPPPPPIDTMDLPPLPASPTFPPPPPEAVTNSSFPQNILWFPSPPQETSFNLGSVPSCSSSSLPSVVPPPPPPLLDHQLMKEATKYPQYSFKKCNQEDSCYSPGKDPFIKQDTIRPVMPLVTTKALQMVQLRSVKKSTGAEVEQSSESASETSSQEKATVILSPQPSLKQSLSLRLSDSMGEEGMKTHSASFKNSVQSPAQSSHPSFCDNIPEFDCSQKSGNTTKLTNPLEGDLSGMNAERALQSPAHNEESYSGHSTPSLQGPSASPSKTQGMLSKKPPPISKKPKLFLVVPPPQLDFTEEKIALVSGTVKSTSSPTGRETVLAHCEEAKDCLADGLSSRKMDPGSLFPEGGAGGAAGSTFSETVETNACMVQPATSPVQEAPKQEAQTTLDEGGSADSSPKTDGHASEETESAEVFESDSTDNLSLPGNSYVEEPEEVSTPTRPRTTEDLFAAIHRSKRKVLGRKDSEDDRTRNHSPSPPVTPTGTSPNLASLKHAGSIQRSIRKSSTSNDNFKALLLKKGSRSDASSRMSAAEMLKNTDPRFHRTKADSFSDLLDSPTSCSPSKNKRAQEEWAKSEGLMPRSMSFSGTRYGRSRTPPSAASSKYNVRNRIQSSPMTVISEGDGEAVEPSENRIRRTLEEQQESLLDVFNSDEMDTNDFPYAEEEGVKEPKAPTCVDLMTQPVKVNTSRKCLSPSAEES
- the NHSL1 gene encoding NHS-like protein 1 isoform X6, with the translated sequence MKKECTSRSFKLKQNVGSLSRAVSWINFSSLSRQTKRLFRSDGELSSICGQQVEEDDENWIYRTQPREAVSNLDEESRWTVHYTAPWHQQENVFLPSSRPPCVEDLHRQAKLNLKSVLRECDKLRRDGYRSSQYYSQGPTFSSSSSTVSGSYQDDYEEIQQKGSATSPEEEKLINIRRPRTPVPNDFSDIHTQTNWTKSLPLPTPEEKMRQQAQAVQTDVVPINVTAVGMGQSDFRGHSMYVPDHCSTLGRLDSYRSAMQQSETKDTSCQTEEVKVVPPSVRRIRAQRGQGIAAQMSQFSSSSGNMSVMSDSAGVIFASRQNSDLGFHSLPRSGARVSLGQTQGPSNQAEDIASTLPHQISKLQVDDSVVHMRSNPRTGTLSRPKSQEVKCYDSDKAPSPACMVSPHATYSTSIIPNATLSSSSEVIVIHTAQSTGSSDSKITSSSSYAKPRDNPVVNSAVSMKEDHHSSSGNWSESSSTRHSQTSDTISSNAVMVLSLGDSAVSLNTPGNMENGSQNMSYSCRNNLSFPSHPQDSDGRSESSYSGDRAQNNSVNSTDHWVYKSGESDGTPSHKPVCATPGYSTPVSNMSSNSLERTSVKEDSSSLYSVDHDGYYTSMHMDSGLKSDKSCDNNNGFGNPRHSVINVFDGKEKKNQGGHSDKSLSRNISLKKAKKPPLPPSRTDSLRRPPKKKAQSNGQVLDETLIATLQHSLQLNLKCKNGSSPSQSPCSDYEDPWVLRSRSQSSVSASSSMMSTTAPNMYSICTVTPSQSETSSIKSEYADQWGYYGDYAAMPDDQLKSSVTHSTSSTATLHDYTISHLTDGSRASTPQVPSGLAKPKTTSPEKSHRVTSPSSGYSSQSNTPTAVTPVPVFLKSTSPGNGKPKVKPKVPERKSSLLSSVSISSSSTSLSSSTSAEGCVSMKKSDPALGSAPDAAAVLPPPIPPCSPAHTPLPPPPPIDTMDLPPLPASPTFPPPPPEAVTNSSFPQNILWFPSPPQETSFNLGSVPSCSSSSLPSVVPPPPPPLLDHQLMKEATKYPQYSFKKCNQEDSCYSPGKDPFIKQDTIRPVMPLVTTKALQMVQLRSVKKSTGAEVEQSSESASETSSQEKATVILSPQPSLKQSLSLRLSDSMGEEGMKTHSASFKNSVQSPAQSSHPSFCDNIPEFDCSQKSGNTTKLTNPLEGDLSGMNAERALQSPAHNEESYSGHSTPSLQGPSASPSKTQGMLSKKPPPISKKPKLFLVVPPPQLDFTEEKIALVSGTVKSTSSPTGRETVLAHCEEAKDCLADGLSSRKMDPGSLFPEGGAGGAAGSTFSETVETNACMVQPATSPVQEAPKQEAQTTLDEGGSADSSPKTDGHASEETESAEVFESDSTDNLSLPGNSYVEEPEEVSTPTRPRTTEDLFAAIHRSKRKVLGRKDSEDDRTRNHSPSPPVTPTGTSPNLASLKHAGSIQRSIRKSSTSNDNFKALLLKKGSRSDASSRMSAAEMLKNTDPRFHRTKADSFSDLLDSPTSCSPSKNKRAQEEWAKSEGLMPRSMSFSGTRYGRSRTPPSAASSKYNVRNRIQSSPMTVISEGDGEAVEPSENRIRRTLEEQQESLLDVFNSDEMDTNDFPYAEEEGVKEPKAPTCVDLMTQPVKVNTSRKCLSPSAEES
- the NHSL1 gene encoding NHS-like protein 1 isoform X7, whose product is MVVFINTKLKSLIKLFKRKTVSNLDEESRWTVHYTAPWHQQENVFLPSSRPPCVEDLHRQAKLNLKSVLRECDKLRRDGYRSSQYYSQGPTFSSSSSTVSGSYQDDYEEIQQKGSATSPEEEKLINIRRPRTPVPNDFSDIHTQTNWTKSLPLPTPEEKMRQQAQAVQTDVVPINVTGENFDRQASIRRSLIYTDTVVRRPKKVKRRKTITGVPDNIQKELAVGMGQSDFRGHSMYVPDHCSTLGRLDSYRSAMQQSETKDTSCQTEEVKVVPPSVRRIRAQRGQGIAAQMSQFSSSSGNMSVMSDSAGVIFASRQNSDLGFHSLPRSGARVSLGQTQGPSNQAEDIASTLPHQISKLQVDDSVVHMRSNPRTGTLSRPKSQEVKCYDSDKAPSPACMVSPHATYSTSIIPNATLSSSSEVIVIHTAQSTGSSDSKITSSSSYAKPRDNPVVNSAVSMKEDHHSSSGNWSESSSTRHSQTSDTISSNAVMVLSLGDSAVSLNTPGNMENGSQNMSYSCRNNLSFPSHPQDSDGRSESSYSGDRAQNNSVNSTDHWVYKSGESDGTPSHKPVCATPGYSTPVSNMSSNSLERTSVKEDSSSLYSVDHDGYYTSMHMDSGLKSDKSCDNNNGFGNPRHSVINVFDGKEKKNQGGHSDKSLSRNISLKKAKKPPLPPSRTDSLRRPPKKKAQSNGQVLDETLIATLQHSLQLNLKCKNGSSPSQSPCSDYEDPWVLRSRSQSSVSASSSMMSTTAPNMYSICTVTPSQSETSSIKSEYADQWGYYGDYAAMPDDQLKSSVTHSTSSTATLHDYTISHLTDGSRASTPQVPSGLAKPKTTSPEKSHRVTSPSSGYSSQSNTPTAVTPVPVFLKSTSPGNGKPKVKPKVPERKSSLLSSVSISSSSTSLSSSTSAEGCVSMKKSDPALGSAPDAAAVLPPPIPPCSPAHTPLPPPPPIDTMDLPPLPASPTFPPPPPEAVTNSSFPQNILWFPSPPQETSFNLGSVPSCSSSSLPSVVPPPPPPLLDHQLMKEATKYPQYSFKKCNQEDSCYSPGKDPFIKQDTIRPVMPLVTTKALQMVQLRSVKKSTGAEVEQSSESASETSSQEKATVILSPQPSLKQSLSLRLSDSMGEEGMKTHSASFKNSVQSPAQSSHPSFCDNIPEFDCSQKSGNTTKLTNPLEGDLSGMNAERALQSPAHNEESYSGHSTPSLQGPSASPSKTQGMLSKKPPPISKKPKLFLVVPPPQLDFTEEKIALVSGTVKSTSSPTGRETVLAHCEEAKDCLADGLSSRKMDPGSLFPEGGAGGAAGSTFSETVETNACMVQPATSPVQEAPKQEAQTTLDEGGSADSSPKTDGHASEETESAEVFESDSTDNLSLPGNSYVEEPEEVSTPTRPRTTEDLFAAIHRSKRKVLGRKDSEDDRTRNHSPSPPVTPTGTSPNLASLKHAGSIQRSIRKSSTSNDNFKALLLKKGSRSDASSRMSAAEMLKNTDPRFHRTKADSFSDLLDSPTSCSPSKNKRAQEEWAKSEGLMPRSMSFSGTRYGRSRTPPSAASSKYNVRNRIQSSPMTVISEGDGEAVEPSENRIRRTLEEQQESLLDVFNSDEMDTNDFPYAEEEGVKEPKAPTCVDLMTQPVKVNTSRKCLSPSAEES